In one Halorubrum sp. CBA1229 genomic region, the following are encoded:
- a CDS encoding IclR family transcriptional regulator, producing MGKELKSVAKTTETSLRVVDALRETDGMTIDDLSEHLGLAPSTVHRHLATLKKHGYVVSDGDVYALGLQFLTVGGQIQRRVTAYPMIKEKVDALADETGERAQFIVEENGQRVYLYTEVGQSAVQTGAHVGKRGAIHTSAAGKAILAAYDRDRVEEIVDARGLDADQDAIATREELFEELDRIRDRGYAFNRQETTAGVHAVGAPVTADGEVIGALSVSGPANRITGDRFTESLPERILGAVNELELHIEHSV from the coding sequence ATGGGAAAGGAGCTCAAATCGGTCGCGAAGACGACTGAAACGTCGTTACGAGTGGTAGACGCGCTGCGGGAGACGGACGGGATGACGATCGACGATCTATCCGAGCATCTCGGATTGGCCCCGAGCACGGTCCACCGCCACCTCGCGACCCTGAAAAAGCACGGGTACGTCGTCAGCGACGGCGACGTGTACGCGCTCGGCCTCCAGTTCCTGACGGTCGGCGGGCAGATCCAGCGCCGGGTGACCGCCTATCCCATGATCAAGGAGAAGGTCGACGCCCTCGCCGACGAGACGGGCGAGCGCGCGCAGTTCATCGTCGAGGAGAACGGGCAGCGGGTGTACCTCTACACCGAGGTCGGCCAGAGCGCCGTCCAGACCGGCGCCCACGTCGGGAAGCGCGGCGCGATCCACACCAGCGCGGCGGGGAAGGCGATCCTCGCGGCGTACGACCGGGACCGGGTCGAGGAGATCGTCGACGCCCGCGGACTCGACGCCGACCAGGACGCGATCGCGACCCGCGAGGAGCTGTTCGAGGAACTCGACCGGATCCGCGACCGCGGTTACGCGTTCAACCGACAGGAGACGACCGCGGGCGTCCACGCGGTCGGCGCGCCCGTGACCGCCGACGGCGAGGTGATCGGGGCGCTGAGCGTCTCCGGACCCGCCAACCGGATCACCGGCGACCGCTTCACCGAATCGCTCCCCGAGCGGATCCTCGGCGCGGTCAACGAGCTGGAGCTCCACATCGAACACTCCGTGTGA
- a CDS encoding MFS transporter: MAEFDVSAAVIGTVIGAGYAFIGLGAPVSGVLSDRFSSRRLILASIGGMGIGFGIVALSRGLVSLAAAVLIWGCFASVYHPAGLSLISRTADARGTVFAYHGVGGNVGTAFGPLLTALLLMFVDWRLAAGALAAVALLVGLAGTRIEFEIGAAEDAGETGSIADELRKTARDSRTLFATAFAVALVGVLLYGMYYRGLLTFLPDVLAESPALRPFQLLDQTVQPAQYVYTALLTVGIGGQYVGGRLTDRVSSTTAFFGFFAVLAGLAAAFPFVRGLGTVPLVGICLLLGFFVYGTAPVYQVVVADNADEAVQGLSYGFTYLAMFGVGALGASLAGFVLTHATSAVLFFLLAGIAGLGGAAVLLLMRL, encoded by the coding sequence ATGGCCGAATTCGACGTCTCCGCGGCCGTCATCGGGACCGTCATCGGCGCCGGCTACGCGTTCATCGGTCTCGGCGCGCCGGTGAGCGGCGTCCTCTCCGACCGGTTCAGCTCTCGGCGACTGATCCTGGCCTCGATCGGGGGGATGGGGATCGGGTTCGGGATCGTGGCGCTCTCGCGCGGTCTGGTCTCGCTCGCCGCCGCCGTGCTGATTTGGGGCTGTTTCGCGAGCGTCTACCACCCCGCGGGGCTCTCGCTCATCAGTCGCACCGCGGACGCCCGCGGCACGGTGTTCGCGTACCACGGGGTGGGCGGCAACGTCGGCACGGCGTTCGGGCCGCTCCTCACGGCGCTGCTGCTCATGTTCGTCGACTGGCGACTCGCGGCCGGCGCGCTGGCGGCCGTCGCTCTGCTCGTCGGGCTGGCCGGCACGCGGATCGAGTTCGAGATCGGCGCGGCCGAGGACGCCGGCGAAACGGGGTCGATCGCCGACGAGCTCCGCAAGACCGCCCGCGACTCCCGCACTCTGTTCGCGACGGCGTTCGCCGTCGCGCTCGTCGGTGTGCTGCTGTACGGGATGTACTACCGCGGGCTGTTGACGTTCCTGCCGGACGTCCTCGCCGAGTCCCCGGCGCTCCGCCCCTTCCAGCTGCTCGATCAGACCGTCCAACCGGCGCAGTACGTGTACACCGCCCTCTTGACCGTCGGCATCGGCGGCCAATACGTCGGCGGCCGGCTGACCGACCGCGTCTCCAGCACCACCGCCTTCTTCGGCTTCTTCGCCGTGCTGGCCGGCCTCGCTGCGGCGTTCCCGTTCGTCCGAGGGCTCGGCACCGTCCCGCTCGTCGGGATCTGCCTCCTGCTCGGATTCTTCGTGTACGGCACGGCGCCGGTGTATCAGGTCGTCGTCGCCGACAACGCCGACGAGGCCGTGCAGGGACTCTCGTACGGATTCACCTACCTCGCGATGTTCGGTGTCGGCGCCCTCGGCGCGTCGCTCGCGGGGTTCGTGCTCACCCACGCGACGAGCGCCGTGCTGTTCTTCCTCCTCGCCGGGATCGCCGGACTCGGCGGCGCCGCGGTGTTGCTGTTGATGCGGCTGTAA
- a CDS encoding CaiB/BaiF CoA-transferase family protein, which translates to MSADEKRQRLLEEIVVVDLTTFVTGGFATLMLANQGAEVIKVERPEVGDDSRYSGPPFVDVEGYEGPGKSASEEGESPYFWTVNYGKQSIELNLKTEEGLTALYDVVAEADVVVENFRPGTAERLGVDYETLQEHNDDLVYCSISAFGETGPWSDRPGYDLLVQGMSGMMSVTGYPDAPPAKVGLPQTDLITAMWSAFGIVTSLYNRERTGEGERVELGMLDAALPWLTKQAGKSFVGEETSRMGTKDPVLAPYQMYPTADGHLNVACGNQKLWEEFCAAIGREDLSTDERFATNSARVNNMDALEKELSEVLRTKTTDEWVDLLADERGLPVGPVFDVDEALDNEQVRARGVVDSIDHPAAGEIPVIEHPLNYERADSGFSEAPPLLGEDTVRVLKAAGYDDARIDELIEAGAIPEP; encoded by the coding sequence ATGAGCGCAGACGAAAAGCGACAGCGACTCTTAGAGGAGATCGTCGTGGTCGACCTGACGACGTTCGTCACCGGCGGGTTCGCCACGTTGATGCTGGCGAACCAGGGCGCGGAAGTGATCAAGGTGGAGCGCCCGGAGGTCGGCGACGACAGCCGGTACTCGGGGCCGCCGTTCGTCGACGTCGAGGGGTACGAGGGCCCCGGCAAGTCGGCGTCCGAGGAGGGCGAGTCGCCGTACTTCTGGACGGTGAACTACGGCAAGCAGAGCATCGAACTGAACCTGAAGACCGAGGAGGGGTTAACGGCGCTGTACGACGTCGTCGCCGAGGCGGACGTCGTCGTCGAGAACTTCCGGCCGGGCACCGCCGAGCGGCTCGGCGTCGACTACGAGACGCTGCAGGAGCACAACGACGACCTGGTCTACTGTTCGATCTCGGCGTTCGGCGAGACGGGCCCGTGGAGCGACAGGCCCGGGTACGACCTGCTTGTGCAGGGGATGAGCGGCATGATGAGCGTCACGGGCTACCCCGACGCGCCGCCGGCGAAGGTCGGGCTCCCGCAGACGGACCTCATCACCGCGATGTGGTCGGCGTTCGGGATCGTCACGTCGCTGTACAACCGCGAGCGGACCGGCGAGGGCGAGCGCGTCGAGCTCGGGATGCTCGACGCCGCGCTCCCGTGGCTCACGAAGCAGGCGGGCAAGAGCTTCGTCGGCGAGGAGACGTCCCGGATGGGGACGAAGGACCCGGTGCTCGCGCCGTACCAGATGTACCCGACCGCCGACGGGCACCTCAACGTCGCCTGCGGGAACCAGAAGCTCTGGGAGGAGTTCTGCGCGGCGATCGGCCGCGAGGACCTCTCGACGGACGAGCGGTTCGCCACGAACTCGGCGCGGGTGAACAACATGGACGCGCTCGAAAAGGAGCTCTCGGAGGTCCTGCGGACCAAGACGACCGACGAGTGGGTCGACCTGCTGGCCGACGAGCGCGGGCTCCCCGTGGGCCCGGTGTTCGACGTCGACGAGGCGCTGGACAACGAGCAGGTGCGCGCCCGCGGCGTCGTCGACTCGATCGACCACCCCGCGGCGGGCGAGATCCCCGTCATCGAACACCCGCTCAACTACGAGCGGGCCGACTCGGGGTTCTCGGAGGCGCCGCCGCTGCTCGGCGAGGACACGGTGCGCGTGCTGAAAGCGGCCGGCTACGACGACGCCCGCATCGACGAGCTGATCGAGGCCGGCGCGATCCCGGAGCCCTGA
- a CDS encoding NADPH:quinone reductase produces the protein MRAVRFHEHGDESVLALETVDRPDPGPGEALVRIEAASVNPIDEYVREGSVSPPSGLPHVGGSDLAGVVEAVGDGVTAVAPGDRVFATGLGLFSPGTYAEYTAAPVEQLAPLPASVPFREGAAAAMAFATAWRALVTRGDLRLGDLALVHGASGGVGHAAVQVAAAAGATVVGTARDGEPAAFARGLGADAVVDYRSDELAEAVRTAADGREVDVVFEPQADAHLAADLACLTRGGRIVVIGENETIAVDGGTSMAAKQADADLRFMSIVASAGDQAAILERVGERLDDGTFTAAVDSVFGLGSVPEALAELRSSGTLGKVVLDTSR, from the coding sequence ATGCGCGCCGTCCGCTTCCACGAACACGGAGACGAGAGCGTACTTGCCCTGGAGACCGTCGATCGCCCCGACCCCGGTCCGGGCGAGGCCCTCGTGCGGATCGAGGCGGCGAGCGTGAACCCGATAGACGAGTACGTCCGGGAGGGGAGCGTGAGCCCCCCGTCCGGGCTCCCGCACGTCGGCGGCTCCGACCTCGCCGGCGTCGTCGAGGCGGTCGGCGACGGCGTGACCGCGGTCGCACCGGGCGACCGCGTGTTCGCGACCGGGCTCGGCCTCTTCTCGCCCGGGACGTACGCGGAGTACACCGCGGCGCCGGTCGAACAGCTCGCGCCGCTCCCGGCGTCGGTCCCGTTTCGAGAGGGGGCGGCGGCCGCGATGGCGTTCGCGACCGCCTGGCGCGCGCTCGTGACCCGCGGCGACCTCCGACTGGGCGACCTCGCGCTGGTCCACGGCGCGTCCGGCGGCGTGGGTCACGCGGCGGTGCAGGTCGCCGCGGCGGCGGGGGCGACCGTCGTCGGCACCGCCCGCGACGGCGAGCCCGCGGCGTTCGCGCGGGGGCTCGGCGCCGACGCCGTCGTCGACTACCGGAGCGACGAGCTCGCGGAAGCCGTCAGGACGGCGGCCGACGGCCGCGAGGTCGACGTGGTGTTCGAACCGCAGGCGGACGCGCACCTCGCGGCGGACCTGGCCTGCCTGACGCGCGGCGGCCGGATCGTCGTCATCGGGGAGAACGAGACGATCGCCGTCGACGGCGGCACGTCGATGGCGGCGAAGCAGGCGGACGCCGACCTCCGGTTCATGTCGATCGTGGCCTCGGCGGGCGATCAGGCGGCGATCCTCGAACGGGTCGGCGAGCGCCTCGACGACGGGACGTTCACCGCGGCGGTCGACTCCGTGTTCGGTCTCGGTTCGGTGCCGGAAGCGCTGGCCGAACTGCGCTCCTCCGGGACGCTCGGGAAGGTCGTCCTCGACACGTCTCGCTGA
- a CDS encoding VOC family protein → MHVTGLDHVVLTVEDVDRAVDFYATTLGGTAETFDGGRRAVSFGDQKINFHPAEAVYSPHADRPTPGSGDLCLVVDDSLDALRRDLRDRGVEVVHGPVEKVGARGPMESVYVRDPDGNLVELARYDA, encoded by the coding sequence ATGCACGTCACCGGGCTCGATCACGTCGTGTTGACCGTCGAGGACGTCGACCGCGCCGTCGATTTTTACGCGACGACCCTCGGCGGCACGGCCGAGACGTTCGACGGCGGTCGGCGAGCCGTCTCGTTCGGCGACCAGAAGATCAACTTCCACCCGGCGGAGGCCGTCTACTCGCCCCACGCCGACCGGCCGACGCCCGGCAGCGGGGACCTCTGTCTCGTCGTCGACGACTCCCTCGACGCGCTCCGCCGGGACCTCCGCGACCGCGGCGTCGAGGTCGTCCACGGCCCCGTCGAGAAGGTCGGTGCGCGCGGCCCGATGGAGTCGGTGTACGTCCGCGACCCCGACGGCAATCTGGTCGAGCTGGCCCGGTACGACGCGTAG
- a CDS encoding OB-fold domain-containing protein, with the protein MTELLECRDCGRRTYYEKRRCPECGGAAFDAVPAGTGELLSVTTVHVTPDGVREPNALGLASFPGGANVIAQLDGELSIGDDVRLVGERALRVTEDGPLWGVRIVAAE; encoded by the coding sequence GTGACCGAACTGCTCGAGTGTCGCGACTGCGGGCGCCGGACCTACTACGAGAAGCGCCGCTGCCCGGAGTGCGGCGGGGCGGCGTTCGACGCCGTTCCGGCCGGGACCGGCGAGCTGCTGTCGGTGACGACCGTCCACGTCACGCCGGACGGGGTCCGGGAGCCGAACGCGCTCGGGCTCGCCTCGTTCCCCGGCGGCGCGAACGTCATCGCTCAGCTCGACGGGGAGCTCTCGATCGGGGACGACGTGCGGCTAGTCGGGGAGAGAGCGCTCCGGGTCACAGAGGACGGGCCGCTGTGGGGGGTCCGCATCGTCGCCGCCGAGTGA
- a CDS encoding thiolase family protein, which yields MTAFASADDRSLLDLLLVAAERALGDADRDSAGVDSVHVGNMAAEAFNARSGLANALVGGLGMTGVTARRVENTSASGASAFQSAVAAVASGRSERALAVGGEKMSAADTATATEIISRITHDREYEQGVTLPSFGGLAAAAYLRETDADRRDLSRVAVKNHANAYANEYAQFNKRIDGDDVLASPAVAEPLRLYDCCPTSDGAAAVVVESGSGATDDAVTIAACESATGTHAVADRADPLEIASVRTAGERAYDAAGFGADAVDLACIHDAFTILEWLEMEELGLAPAGRAWERTRDGKTDLDGELPVNPGGGLKARGHPLGATGISQVIELVWQLRGDLPDERAVEGASRGLAVNVAGFGNNAVCTLLEGDA from the coding sequence ATGACGGCGTTCGCGAGCGCCGACGACCGATCGCTCCTCGACCTGCTCCTCGTCGCGGCGGAACGCGCGCTCGGCGACGCCGACCGCGACTCCGCCGGCGTGGACTCGGTCCACGTCGGGAACATGGCAGCCGAGGCGTTCAACGCCCGGTCCGGGTTGGCGAACGCGCTCGTCGGCGGCCTCGGCATGACCGGCGTCACGGCCCGCCGGGTCGAGAACACCAGCGCGAGCGGTGCCAGCGCGTTTCAGAGCGCTGTCGCGGCGGTCGCGAGCGGGCGGAGCGAGCGGGCGCTGGCCGTCGGCGGCGAGAAGATGTCCGCCGCGGACACGGCCACGGCCACCGAGATCATCAGTCGGATCACGCACGACCGGGAGTACGAACAGGGGGTCACCCTGCCGTCGTTCGGCGGGCTGGCGGCGGCCGCCTACCTCCGCGAGACCGACGCGGACCGGCGCGACCTGTCGCGGGTCGCCGTGAAGAACCACGCCAACGCGTACGCGAACGAATACGCTCAGTTCAACAAGCGGATCGACGGCGATGACGTGCTCGCGTCGCCGGCGGTCGCCGAGCCGCTGCGCCTCTACGACTGCTGTCCGACCAGCGACGGGGCGGCCGCGGTCGTGGTCGAATCCGGGTCGGGGGCGACCGACGACGCGGTGACGATCGCCGCCTGCGAGAGCGCCACCGGGACGCACGCGGTCGCGGATCGGGCTGACCCGCTGGAGATCGCGAGCGTGCGGACGGCCGGCGAGCGCGCGTACGACGCGGCCGGCTTCGGGGCGGACGCGGTCGACCTCGCGTGCATCCACGACGCGTTCACGATCCTCGAGTGGCTGGAGATGGAGGAGCTGGGGCTCGCGCCGGCGGGGCGCGCGTGGGAGCGCACCCGCGACGGGAAGACGGACCTCGACGGGGAGCTCCCCGTCAATCCCGGCGGCGGGCTGAAGGCCCGCGGGCACCCGCTCGGCGCGACGGGGATCTCGCAGGTGATCGAGCTCGTGTGGCAGCTCCGCGGCGACCTCCCCGACGAACGGGCGGTCGAGGGCGCGTCCCGCGGCCTCGCCGTCAACGTCGCCGGGTTCGGGAACAACGCCGTCTGCACGCTGCTGGAGGGCGACGCGTGA